Genomic DNA from Dissulfuribacter thermophilus:
CTGGCTCTAGATTCTCCAGAAACTTACGCTGCCTTTGAGAAATTCGAAAAAAGCGCTGATCCTAAGGATAAGAAACAGGCCCTTGCCATCCTAAAAGAGCTTGGAAGGGCCATCGCAACTGTCTGGAATCTTCCACCATTCATTAAAGAAAATCTCGAAGGCAACACCAATACAAATAAAAAGATCCCATTTGTCTTAGAAAAGGCCCACGCCTTTGGAAGGGCCTTTACATCCCAGAATATTAGCCCATCCAAGGCCAAGAGTATCTTACAGGCGATCTCCCAGAGGACCGGACACGAAATCCCCGTACTCCTCAAAAGGGCCAATGAGGCTGTGGACAAGGCCATGGGACTATCTGCGGCATTCAAACAGGTCATCTCAGAGACATGCGCCAATGATTTAATAGGAAAACTTGGGGACAAAAGCGAGGTTTATAAAAAAACAATCAGTGATACCAGGGGCGACACGCCAGAAGACCGCTATATTACTTTACTTACCCAGCTTAGCTCTTCAATTGCCCAAAGAAGACTTGGCCTGAATCAAATATTTCTCCTTGCCACTGAGACCCTATTTAGGGGGATCGGCGTCGATAGGGTGCTATTACTTCTTCTCACAAAGGAAAAGGACCTCCTAGTCCCCAGACATGGCATAGGCCGAGGGATCACGGAATTAAAAGAGTGCATCAAAATATCTTTCCCTCCACGGATAAAGTCCATTAAAGAGGCCTTTCAAGAAAACAGAGAAACAATTCTCACTTGGAATACGATACTCAAAAGGATTTCAAAAATAAATGATATACAGGATTCAGCCATTTGCGCATTGAGTCCCATAATTGTAGATTCAAACCCAATTGGCTGTTTTATTATAGACAGGGCAATTTCCAGTAATAAAATAGAAAAATTAGATATTCTAAGACTAAAGGCAATTAAAGATCTCGTAGTAATGGCGACCTTGAACAGATGAAGACAACAAATCACATTCCC
This window encodes:
- a CDS encoding HDOD domain-containing protein; translated protein: MQEYIQNLIKNYTQNGLPCFSDTVLRLASLDPDDEISIEKLSAIILEDIGLTARVIQTVNSFYYRRTGQEVTSVTQAVVLLGFNTIREIALNMAVLDLAEKKGDKVLLGLILASFIGAHLAQELLDNESGLNKESMMVAGLFFSLGRIILALDSPETYAAFEKFEKSADPKDKKQALAILKELGRAIATVWNLPPFIKENLEGNTNTNKKIPFVLEKAHAFGRAFTSQNISPSKAKSILQAISQRTGHEIPVLLKRANEAVDKAMGLSAAFKQVISETCANDLIGKLGDKSEVYKKTISDTRGDTPEDRYITLLTQLSSSIAQRRLGLNQIFLLATETLFRGIGVDRVLLLLLTKEKDLLVPRHGIGRGITELKECIKISFPPRIKSIKEAFQENRETILTWNTILKRISKINDIQDSAICALSPIIVDSNPIGCFIIDRAISSNKIEKLDILRLKAIKDLVVMATLNR